The following are from one region of the Edwardsiella tarda ATCC 15947 = NBRC 105688 genome:
- the mepA gene encoding penicillin-insensitive murein endopeptidase, with amino-acid sequence MRCGWGLLLALCVWPVCAQTPWQRITQPVAGPAQAIGSYANGCIIGAQALPLASPDYQVMRSQQRRYFGHPTLLAFIERLSEQAKVQHLGTVLIGDMAMPAGGRFNGGHASHQSGLDVDIWLQLPQQRWSQQQLRQPVPQDLVAVGGERVIPSRWSPKIGELIKLAAEDAQVSRIFVNPAIKRQLCDTAGDDRQWLHKVRPWFAHRAHMHVRLNCPPGSTTCEAQVPPPPGDGCGAELASWFLPPSAPSAPAKPRTPPPLPPACQALLAQLHD; translated from the coding sequence ATGAGATGTGGCTGGGGATTATTACTGGCGCTCTGCGTCTGGCCGGTATGCGCCCAGACGCCTTGGCAGCGCATCACTCAACCGGTGGCGGGGCCCGCTCAGGCCATCGGCAGTTATGCTAACGGCTGTATCATCGGCGCCCAGGCGTTGCCGTTGGCCTCGCCGGATTACCAGGTGATGCGTAGCCAACAGCGGCGTTACTTCGGCCATCCGACGTTGCTGGCGTTTATCGAGCGCTTGAGCGAGCAGGCCAAGGTGCAACATCTGGGTACCGTGCTGATCGGCGACATGGCGATGCCGGCAGGTGGGCGCTTCAACGGCGGTCATGCCAGCCATCAGTCGGGGCTAGATGTGGATATTTGGCTGCAACTGCCTCAGCAGCGCTGGAGTCAACAACAGTTACGCCAGCCGGTGCCGCAGGATCTGGTGGCGGTCGGCGGGGAGCGGGTGATCCCCTCGCGCTGGTCGCCCAAGATTGGTGAGCTGATTAAGCTGGCCGCCGAGGATGCGCAGGTGTCACGCATCTTCGTCAATCCGGCGATCAAGCGCCAACTTTGCGACACGGCGGGCGACGATCGCCAGTGGCTGCATAAGGTGCGTCCCTGGTTCGCCCATCGGGCGCATATGCATGTGCGGTTGAATTGTCCACCGGGCAGTACGACCTGTGAGGCGCAGGTGCCACCCCCGCCGGGTGATGGCTGCGGCGCAGAGCTAGCTAGCTGGTTCTTGCCGCCGTCGGCGCCCAGCGCACCGGCTAAACCGCGCACCCCACCGCCGTTGCCGCCGGCGTGTCAGGCGTTACTGGCACAATTGCACGACTAA
- the fadL gene encoding long-chain fatty acid transporter FadL — protein MRPQKLFTRSALAAAVALFSSANAYAAGFQLNEFSAAGLGRAFSGEGAMIDTPASASRNPAVLSTFDRPALSVGGIYIDPGVDITGTSPTGQSLNAHNIAPSALIPNLHYVQPLNDHWSIGASATSNYGLATEFSDNYTAGAFGGTTDLMTANFNLSTAYRLNQQWSFGLGVNAVYAKAKIERYAGDLPLIIGSKLPPKYQNIAMGIQPNTQIADLKGHTWGYGWNAGILYQIDERNRYALTYRSEVKLDFKGDYSSALPSKANPILGLIGLPMGSDGQVIPGKLSMTLPAMLEVSGYNRVAPQWAIHYSLAYTTWSQFKELKATDNDNDTLFQKDEQFHDAYRMALGATYYYDDNWTFRGGVAFDATPVPAEHRSISIPDQNRAWLSGGFSYAFNRDLSVDVGASYMHGSHVNFKEGPYQFRSVGKAWLYGANVNYAF, from the coding sequence ATGCGCCCACAAAAACTGTTTACTCGATCGGCGTTAGCCGCAGCAGTAGCTCTATTCTCTTCCGCCAACGCGTATGCCGCGGGTTTTCAGCTCAATGAGTTCTCGGCCGCGGGGCTGGGACGCGCCTTCTCTGGTGAGGGGGCGATGATCGATACACCGGCCTCCGCTAGTCGTAACCCGGCCGTACTGAGTACCTTCGACCGTCCGGCCCTTTCCGTCGGCGGCATCTATATCGATCCCGGCGTCGATATCACCGGTACCTCGCCAACGGGACAGAGCCTGAATGCGCACAACATCGCGCCAAGCGCCCTGATCCCTAACCTGCACTATGTGCAGCCGCTGAATGACCATTGGTCCATCGGTGCCTCCGCCACCAGTAACTACGGTCTGGCTACCGAGTTCAGCGATAACTACACCGCCGGTGCCTTTGGCGGCACCACCGATCTGATGACGGCTAACTTCAACCTGAGCACCGCCTACCGCCTCAATCAGCAGTGGAGCTTCGGTCTGGGCGTCAACGCGGTCTACGCTAAAGCGAAGATCGAGCGTTATGCCGGCGATCTGCCGCTGATCATCGGCAGCAAACTGCCGCCAAAGTACCAAAATATCGCCATGGGTATCCAACCGAATACCCAGATCGCCGACCTGAAAGGTCACACCTGGGGCTATGGCTGGAACGCCGGGATCCTGTATCAGATCGACGAGCGTAACCGCTACGCCCTAACCTACCGCTCCGAAGTGAAACTTGACTTCAAAGGCGACTACAGCAGCGCGCTGCCTTCCAAGGCGAACCCAATCCTCGGCCTGATCGGTCTGCCGATGGGTAGCGATGGCCAGGTCATTCCGGGCAAGCTGAGCATGACGCTGCCGGCAATGCTGGAGGTCTCCGGCTATAACCGCGTAGCACCGCAGTGGGCCATCCACTATAGCCTCGCCTATACCACCTGGAGTCAGTTCAAAGAACTGAAGGCGACCGATAACGACAACGATACCCTGTTCCAAAAAGACGAGCAGTTCCACGATGCCTATCGTATGGCGCTGGGTGCCACCTATTACTACGACGATAACTGGACCTTCCGTGGCGGCGTCGCCTTCGATGCCACGCCGGTACCGGCTGAGCACCGTTCTATCTCCATCCCGGATCAGAACCGTGCCTGGCTGAGCGGCGGCTTTAGCTACGCCTTCAATCGAGATCTCTCCGTGGACGTCGGCGCCTCCTATATGCACGGCTCCCACGTTAACTTCAAAGAAGGCCCCTATCAGTTCCGCTCTGTCGGCAAAGCCTGGCTGTACGGTGCCAACGTCAACTACGCCTTCTAA
- the smrB gene encoding endonuclease SmrB has product MSKKHSISSDDAALFRTSIAGTRRFRQDTVTHRPARITRQAAPQKVLQEQIDASFYFSDEFQPNLSSEGPTRYVRPDISHFELKQLRRGDYSPEMFLDLHGLTQQQAKQELGALIAACRREHLCCACVMHGHGKHVLKQQTPLWLAQHPDVRAFYQAPREWGGDAALLVLIDVDERETPRR; this is encoded by the coding sequence ATGAGCAAGAAACATTCCATCAGCAGCGATGACGCGGCGCTGTTCCGTACCTCTATCGCCGGAACGCGCCGATTCCGTCAAGATACCGTCACGCACCGCCCTGCACGTATTACGCGTCAGGCCGCACCGCAGAAGGTATTACAGGAGCAGATCGATGCCAGCTTCTATTTTTCCGATGAGTTTCAGCCCAATCTGAGTAGCGAGGGACCGACCCGCTACGTGCGGCCAGACATCAGCCATTTTGAGCTCAAGCAATTGCGACGGGGGGACTATTCTCCAGAGATGTTCCTGGATCTGCACGGTTTGACCCAACAGCAGGCCAAACAGGAGCTAGGGGCCTTGATCGCCGCCTGTCGGCGGGAGCATCTGTGCTGTGCCTGCGTCATGCACGGTCACGGCAAGCACGTGCTCAAACAACAAACCCCACTCTGGTTAGCCCAGCACCCCGATGTGCGCGCCTTTTATCAGGCGCCGCGCGAATGGGGCGGCGATGCCGCACTGCTGGTATTGATCGACGTTGACGAGCGGGAGACGCCGCGCCGCTAG
- a CDS encoding elongation factor P hydroxylase codes for MSVTHHYQQLIDLFAQTFGQEYQTRLVAGEEEPIYLPADETDAQHRIIFAHGYYASALHEISHWCIAGEARRRLEDYGYWYCPDGRDAATQAQFEVVEVKPQALDWLFCVAAGYPFNVSCDNLEGNFDPDRIAFQRRVREQVLVYLAQGIPPRAARFVQALQSFYNTPALSPDAFPYPEALQ; via the coding sequence ATGTCTGTAACCCATCATTATCAGCAGTTAATCGATCTGTTCGCGCAGACCTTCGGTCAGGAGTATCAGACTCGCCTGGTGGCCGGCGAGGAGGAACCCATCTACCTGCCCGCCGATGAGACGGATGCGCAGCACCGAATCATCTTCGCCCATGGCTATTATGCCAGCGCCCTGCATGAGATCTCCCACTGGTGTATCGCCGGTGAGGCACGACGTCGTCTGGAGGACTACGGCTACTGGTACTGCCCCGACGGACGCGATGCTGCGACGCAGGCGCAGTTCGAAGTGGTCGAGGTGAAACCGCAGGCGTTGGACTGGCTGTTCTGCGTTGCGGCCGGTTACCCTTTCAACGTGAGTTGCGATAATCTGGAGGGGAATTTTGATCCCGATAGGATCGCCTTTCAGCGTCGGGTTCGTGAGCAAGTCTTGGTCTACCTGGCGCAGGGGATCCCGCCGCGTGCGGCGCGCTTTGTCCAGGCGTTACAATCGTTTTACAATACCCCAGCGCTGAGTCCGGACGCCTTCCCTTACCCGGAAGCGTTGCAGTGA
- the aroC gene encoding chorismate synthase: MAGNSIGQVFRVTTFGESHGAALGCIVDGVPPGMALSEADLQHDLDRRRPGSSRYTTARREADRVRILSGVFDGVTTGTSIGLLIENTDQRSQDYGAIKDLFRPGHADYSYEQKYGLRDYRGGGRSSARETAMRVAAGAIAKKYLSQQHGITIRACLSRMGAIACQQYDWEQVEHNPFFCPDVQQLAALDALMRDLKKSGDSIGAEVMVMATGVPPGLGEPVFDRLDADLAHALMSINAVKGVEIGDGFAVVAQRGSEHRDEITPAGFLSNHAGGILGGISSGQPLLARLALKPTSSIMVPGQTITREGEATTMVTRGRHDPCVGIRAVPIAEAMMALVLMDHLLRQRAQCADVVCTVPRW, translated from the coding sequence ATGGCGGGAAACAGCATTGGGCAGGTATTTAGGGTCACCACCTTCGGCGAGTCGCATGGTGCGGCGCTGGGGTGCATCGTGGACGGTGTGCCGCCGGGCATGGCGTTGAGCGAAGCGGATCTGCAACACGATCTCGATCGTCGTCGTCCCGGCAGCTCGCGCTACACCACTGCGCGACGGGAGGCGGATCGTGTACGCATCCTCTCCGGTGTCTTCGACGGGGTCACGACCGGTACCAGCATCGGCCTGTTGATCGAGAATACCGATCAGCGCTCGCAGGATTACGGCGCCATCAAGGATCTGTTTCGCCCGGGGCATGCCGACTACAGCTATGAGCAGAAATATGGCCTGCGCGACTACCGGGGCGGTGGCCGCTCCTCGGCGCGCGAGACGGCGATGCGTGTGGCCGCCGGCGCCATCGCCAAAAAATACCTCAGCCAGCAGCATGGCATTACCATCCGCGCCTGCCTATCGCGCATGGGGGCGATCGCCTGCCAGCAGTATGACTGGGAGCAGGTTGAGCACAATCCCTTCTTCTGTCCCGATGTGCAACAACTGGCGGCGCTGGATGCGTTGATGCGTGATCTGAAGAAAAGCGGCGATTCGATCGGCGCCGAAGTGATGGTGATGGCGACGGGCGTGCCGCCTGGATTGGGCGAGCCGGTGTTCGATCGCCTGGATGCCGATCTGGCTCATGCGTTGATGAGCATTAACGCGGTGAAAGGGGTGGAGATCGGTGACGGTTTCGCGGTGGTGGCGCAACGCGGCAGCGAGCATCGCGACGAGATCACGCCGGCGGGTTTCTTGAGCAACCATGCCGGTGGCATCTTGGGTGGGATCAGTAGCGGTCAGCCGCTGTTGGCTCGTCTGGCGCTGAAGCCAACCTCAAGCATTATGGTGCCGGGGCAAACCATCACGCGTGAAGGGGAGGCGACGACCATGGTGACGCGTGGTCGCCACGATCCCTGTGTCGGGATCCGTGCGGTGCCGATCGCCGAGGCGATGATGGCCCTGGTGCTGATGGATCACCTGTTGCGCCAGCGGGCGCAGTGTGCGGATGTGGTCTGCACGGTACCGCGTTGGTAA
- the sixA gene encoding phosphohistidine phosphatase SixA → MQVFIMRHGEAALEAASDAQRPLTLAGHDESVRMAAWLAHRVARIDRVLVSPYLRAQQTLAALREVLALPQEVEVLNELVPGGDADVTASYLEALAAQESQHVLIISHLPLVGYLVSSLCPQEAPPMFSTSAIAAVTLAEDGGVFEWQVSPAQIADIA, encoded by the coding sequence ATGCAAGTTTTTATTATGCGTCATGGCGAGGCGGCGCTTGAAGCGGCAAGCGATGCGCAACGTCCGTTGACGCTGGCGGGTCATGATGAGTCGGTACGTATGGCGGCGTGGCTGGCGCACAGAGTGGCGCGAATCGATCGCGTATTAGTCAGTCCCTACCTCCGCGCGCAACAGACGCTGGCCGCATTGCGGGAAGTCTTGGCGCTGCCGCAAGAGGTCGAGGTATTGAACGAGCTGGTGCCCGGCGGTGATGCCGATGTGACCGCCAGTTACCTCGAGGCATTGGCGGCGCAAGAATCGCAGCACGTCCTGATCATCTCTCACCTTCCGCTGGTCGGTTACCTGGTCTCATCCCTGTGCCCACAGGAAGCACCACCGATGTTCTCTACCTCGGCGATCGCAGCCGTTACCCTGGCGGAAGATGGCGGGGTCTTCGAATGGCAGGTCAGCCCGGCGCAGATCGCGGATATCGCCTAA
- a CDS encoding YfcL family protein: protein MIAEFECRILALIDEMVEHASDDDLFAGGYLRGHLTLAVAEVEPLPQATPAQLDAAVRASLARAIHAGELSPPDQALVYNLWQDLYQRAQ, encoded by the coding sequence ATGATTGCAGAGTTTGAATGCCGTATTCTGGCACTGATCGACGAGATGGTTGAACATGCCAGCGACGATGACCTGTTTGCCGGCGGCTACCTGCGCGGCCATCTGACCCTGGCGGTGGCGGAGGTGGAGCCTTTACCGCAGGCGACGCCAGCCCAGCTGGACGCGGCGGTGCGCGCCAGTTTGGCCCGCGCCATTCATGCCGGTGAACTCTCTCCACCCGATCAGGCGTTGGTATATAACTTGTGGCAAGACCTCTACCAGCGCGCGCAATAA
- the mnmC gene encoding bifunctional tRNA (5-methylaminomethyl-2-thiouridine)(34)-methyltransferase MnmD/FAD-dependent 5-carboxymethylaminomethyl-2-thiouridine(34) oxidoreductase MnmC has translation MNHTSIQGASLSWNQQGTPVSQQFDDVYFSNQDGLAETRHVFLQGNALPQRWQEPGRASFTVAETGFGTGLNFLTLWQAHAACLQEAPEHAPRRLHFISFEKYPLQRDDLRAAHAAWPELAQFSAQLCAVWPDALPGCHRLHPAPHITLDLWFGDINTLLPQLPDGLDGHIDAWFLDGFAPAKNPDMWTQTLFDTMLRLARPGATFATFTAAGFVRRGLLQAGFEVNKVKGFGQKRECLAGRRPLALPAAPARAPWYARPAATRPDEVALIGGGIASALCALALLRRGSRVTLYCADARAGEGASGNRQGALYPLLNGRGDALERFYARAFPYARRCYDALAEQGMTFAHQWCGVSQLGYDDASRRKITQLLAAGWPAWLVQGGDAAALSERCALPLPQGGVSYPRGGWLDPGQLTRQALALAEQQGAVLHFNQRVTQLQREPQGWLLQLADGAQRRHGCVVLAAGAEMDQFSQSRALPLYPVRGQVSHIPSAPALAGLRQVLCYDGYLTPCSPDYGSHCIGASYRRNCRDLAYSPQEQQENRQRLIDCLAQSRWPQQVDVSAGEARVGVRCAVRDHLPLVGALPDQPALQACYAPDARYDATTAPLAPTHPDLFILAALGSRGLCSAPLCAELLAAQIHDEALPLEQDLLAALSPNRFWVRKWLKGKEQRESRAASASASASASASASDSDDATRVHH, from the coding sequence GTGAACCATACATCGATACAGGGTGCATCGCTGAGCTGGAATCAACAGGGTACCCCTGTTTCACAGCAGTTTGACGACGTCTACTTTTCCAATCAGGATGGACTGGCGGAGACGCGCCATGTCTTCTTACAGGGCAATGCGCTACCTCAGCGCTGGCAGGAGCCGGGCCGAGCGAGCTTTACCGTCGCCGAAACCGGATTCGGTACCGGACTCAACTTCCTCACCCTGTGGCAAGCCCACGCGGCCTGCCTACAAGAGGCGCCCGAGCACGCGCCGCGCCGCCTGCACTTCATCAGCTTCGAAAAGTATCCGCTGCAACGCGACGATCTGCGGGCGGCGCACGCCGCCTGGCCGGAGTTAGCCCAATTCAGCGCACAACTGTGCGCTGTATGGCCCGATGCCTTGCCCGGTTGCCACCGCCTACATCCGGCGCCGCACATCACCCTGGATCTGTGGTTCGGCGATATCAACACGCTATTGCCACAGTTACCCGATGGGCTAGATGGCCACATCGATGCCTGGTTTCTCGATGGCTTCGCCCCGGCGAAAAACCCAGATATGTGGACCCAGACGCTGTTCGACACCATGCTGCGGCTGGCGCGTCCCGGCGCCACCTTCGCCACCTTTACCGCCGCCGGTTTCGTGCGGCGCGGTTTGTTACAGGCTGGCTTCGAGGTCAACAAGGTCAAGGGATTCGGGCAGAAACGTGAGTGCCTGGCGGGTCGTCGCCCCCTGGCGCTCCCCGCCGCTCCCGCCCGCGCGCCCTGGTATGCCCGTCCGGCGGCGACACGCCCGGATGAGGTGGCCCTGATCGGCGGCGGGATCGCCTCGGCCCTGTGCGCCTTGGCGCTATTACGCCGTGGTAGCCGCGTCACCCTGTACTGCGCAGATGCCCGCGCTGGCGAAGGGGCTTCCGGTAATCGCCAAGGGGCGCTCTATCCCCTGCTTAACGGACGTGGCGATGCCTTAGAGCGTTTCTATGCCCGCGCCTTTCCCTACGCCCGGCGCTGCTATGATGCGCTGGCCGAGCAGGGCATGACGTTCGCCCATCAATGGTGTGGCGTGAGTCAACTGGGTTACGATGACGCCAGCCGACGCAAGATTACGCAGCTGCTGGCCGCCGGTTGGCCTGCGTGGCTAGTCCAAGGCGGCGATGCCGCCGCCTTGAGTGAGCGCTGTGCCCTGCCGTTACCCCAAGGCGGCGTCAGCTACCCACGCGGCGGCTGGCTGGATCCGGGGCAATTGACCCGCCAGGCGCTGGCATTGGCCGAACAACAGGGCGCCGTCTTGCACTTCAACCAACGCGTGACGCAACTGCAACGCGAGCCACAAGGTTGGCTGCTACAACTGGCCGACGGCGCGCAACGGCGGCATGGCTGCGTAGTACTGGCCGCGGGCGCCGAGATGGATCAATTTAGCCAAAGCCGTGCACTGCCGCTCTATCCGGTGCGTGGCCAGGTCAGTCATATTCCCAGCGCGCCGGCACTGGCGGGGCTACGTCAGGTGTTATGCTACGACGGTTACCTGACGCCCTGTAGCCCGGACTACGGTAGCCATTGTATCGGCGCCAGCTACCGACGAAACTGCCGTGACCTCGCCTATAGCCCACAGGAGCAACAGGAGAATCGCCAACGGCTGATCGACTGCCTGGCGCAGAGTCGCTGGCCCCAACAGGTCGATGTCAGCGCTGGCGAGGCGCGGGTCGGCGTGCGTTGCGCCGTGCGCGACCATCTTCCCTTAGTCGGTGCGTTACCGGATCAGCCTGCGCTGCAAGCCTGTTACGCCCCCGACGCGCGCTACGACGCCACGACGGCGCCATTAGCGCCCACTCATCCGGATCTGTTTATTCTCGCCGCGCTCGGCTCGCGCGGTTTGTGCAGCGCGCCGCTGTGCGCCGAACTGCTGGCCGCCCAGATCCACGATGAGGCGCTGCCGCTGGAGCAGGATCTGCTGGCGGCACTCAGCCCCAACCGTTTCTGGGTACGTAAGTGGTTAAAGGGAAAGGAGCAGCGCGAGTCCCGCGCCGCGTCAGCGTCAGCGTCAGCGTCAGCGTCAGCGTCAGCCAGCGATAGCGATGACGCTACCCGCGTACACCACTGA
- a CDS encoding sulfite exporter TauE/SafE family protein, translating into METLLLSPELIGILFCVALFAGFIDAIAGGGGLLTVPALLAAGLPPAQALATNKLQSVGGSFSASLYFVRRRVVNLAQQKWVILLTFLASAIGTVLVQCLQADILRQLLPYLVICVGIYFLLTPSLGASEGIPRIGIALFAVVGGACVGFYDGFFGPGAGSFYALAYVMLLGLTLPKATAHAKVLNFTSNAASLLFFILGGNVVWVVGLLMLVGQVIGARFGARMVLTKGQKLIRPMIVTMSLIMSAKLLFDNHGDEILTWLRQWG; encoded by the coding sequence ATGGAAACATTGTTGCTTTCCCCCGAGTTGATCGGGATTCTGTTTTGCGTGGCGTTATTCGCCGGTTTTATCGATGCCATCGCCGGCGGCGGTGGCCTGCTGACGGTGCCGGCATTATTGGCCGCCGGCCTGCCGCCGGCACAGGCGCTGGCCACCAATAAGTTGCAGTCGGTGGGAGGATCCTTTTCCGCCAGTCTCTATTTTGTGCGCCGTCGGGTGGTGAATCTGGCCCAGCAGAAGTGGGTCATCTTACTGACCTTTCTGGCCTCCGCCATCGGTACCGTGCTGGTGCAATGCCTCCAGGCCGATATTCTGCGCCAGTTGTTACCCTACTTAGTTATCTGCGTCGGTATTTACTTCCTGTTGACCCCGTCGTTGGGTGCAAGCGAGGGGATACCGCGTATCGGGATAGCGCTATTCGCTGTCGTCGGGGGGGCTTGCGTCGGCTTTTATGATGGCTTCTTCGGCCCCGGGGCGGGGTCATTCTACGCCCTGGCCTATGTGATGCTGCTTGGTTTGACCCTCCCCAAGGCGACGGCGCACGCCAAGGTCCTTAATTTCACCTCCAATGCGGCCTCGCTCCTGTTCTTTATCCTCGGCGGGAATGTCGTCTGGGTTGTCGGATTATTGATGCTGGTGGGGCAGGTGATCGGCGCGCGCTTCGGCGCACGGATGGTGCTCACCAAGGGGCAGAAGCTGATCCGACCGATGATCGTGACGATGTCGCTGATCATGAGCGCGAAGTTGCTGTTTGACAATCATGGCGATGAAATCCTGACCTGGCTGCGGCAATGGGGGTAA
- a CDS encoding YfcZ/YiiS family protein: MTDAINKCSATETAACCCVDVGTVMDNTDCTASYRHLFASQGEAEAMLATLTEKARAVESEPCQITSSIIESEQGYELNIDFVFCCQAETLIFQLGLR, translated from the coding sequence ATGACCGATGCCATCAATAAATGCAGCGCGACTGAAACGGCGGCATGTTGTTGCGTAGACGTAGGTACCGTGATGGATAACACCGACTGCACCGCATCTTATCGTCATCTGTTCGCCAGTCAGGGAGAGGCCGAGGCCATGCTGGCGACGCTGACGGAGAAGGCGCGAGCCGTGGAGTCTGAGCCATGCCAGATCACTAGCAGCATCATCGAGAGTGAGCAGGGCTACGAGCTGAACATCGACTTTGTATTTTGCTGCCAAGCCGAGACACTGATTTTCCAACTGGGTCTGCGCTAA
- the mlaA gene encoding phospholipid-binding lipoprotein MlaA, translating into MKYRLAGVALASVVLAGCATSTSQPDSQGRTDPLEGFNRAMFSVNYDYLDPYVVRPMAVVWRDYVPRPARNGLMNFFVNLSEPASMVNSFAEGRIYDGFRHFNRFFLNSTLGLGGLIDVAAMANPTKLGKQDPQGFGSTLGYYHVPYGPYLVLPVYGSFTLREDGGDAVDHLYPPLSWLTFWMSAGKWALEGIETRAQLLDSDGLLRSSPDPYITVREAYFQYNDFLANGGQVKPEVNPNAQAIQDDLKDIDSAN; encoded by the coding sequence ATGAAATATCGTCTGGCGGGAGTGGCTCTGGCAAGCGTGGTATTGGCTGGCTGTGCGACGAGCACTTCCCAACCGGATTCCCAAGGGCGAACCGATCCGCTGGAAGGGTTTAACCGGGCCATGTTCAGTGTCAACTACGACTATCTCGACCCTTATGTGGTACGACCGATGGCGGTGGTATGGCGCGACTATGTTCCCCGTCCGGCGCGTAACGGACTGATGAACTTCTTTGTTAACCTGTCCGAACCGGCCAGCATGGTGAATAGCTTTGCCGAAGGACGTATCTATGATGGTTTCCGTCATTTTAACCGTTTCTTCCTGAACTCCACTCTCGGCCTGGGCGGGTTGATCGATGTCGCCGCGATGGCGAATCCGACGAAGCTGGGCAAACAGGATCCGCAGGGTTTCGGTAGTACGTTGGGCTATTATCATGTGCCTTATGGTCCCTACCTGGTGCTGCCTGTCTACGGTAGCTTTACCTTGCGTGAGGATGGCGGCGATGCCGTGGACCATCTGTATCCCCCGTTGAGCTGGTTGACCTTCTGGATGTCGGCCGGTAAGTGGGCCTTGGAGGGCATTGAGACGCGTGCGCAGTTGTTGGATTCCGATGGGCTGTTGCGTAGCTCGCCCGATCCTTATATCACGGTGCGTGAGGCTTACTTCCAGTACAACGACTTCCTGGCGAATGGCGGTCAGGTTAAACCCGAGGTGAATCCGAATGCGCAGGCGATTCAGGATGATCTGAAGGATATCGACTCGGCAAACTGA
- the prmB gene encoding 50S ribosomal protein L3 N(5)-glutamine methyltransferase, with protein sequence MDKIFVDEAVNELHTIQDMLRWSVSRFNAAEVYYGHGTDNPWDEAVQLVLPTLYLPMDIPEEMRNARLTLSERHRIVERVIRRINERIPVAYLTNKAWFCGHEFYVDERVLVPRSPIGELIDNRFAGLISGSPQHILDMCTGSGCIAIACAYAFPEAEVDAVDISGEVLEVTEHNIQQHGLEQQVTPIRSDLFRELPALRYDLIVTNPPYVDEEDMSDLPDEFRHEPELGLAAGSDGLKLVRRILACAPDYLSDDGVLICEVGNSMVHLMAQYPDIPFVWLEFDNGGDGVFMLTRQQLLACADHFALYRS encoded by the coding sequence TTGGACAAAATTTTCGTCGACGAAGCGGTAAACGAACTGCACACCATTCAGGATATGCTGCGCTGGAGCGTCAGCCGCTTTAACGCCGCGGAGGTTTACTACGGCCACGGCACGGATAACCCCTGGGATGAGGCGGTGCAACTGGTGCTACCGACCCTCTACCTACCGATGGATATCCCCGAAGAGATGCGCAATGCGCGCCTGACCCTGAGTGAGCGCCATCGCATCGTCGAGCGGGTGATCCGCCGAATCAATGAGCGTATCCCGGTTGCCTACCTGACGAATAAGGCGTGGTTCTGCGGGCATGAATTCTATGTCGATGAGCGGGTCTTGGTACCGCGCTCGCCGATCGGTGAGCTGATCGACAACCGCTTCGCCGGCCTGATCAGCGGCTCGCCGCAACATATTTTAGACATGTGTACCGGTAGCGGCTGCATCGCCATCGCCTGTGCCTATGCCTTCCCCGAGGCCGAGGTGGACGCGGTGGATATCTCCGGTGAGGTGTTGGAGGTGACCGAGCACAACATCCAGCAGCATGGCCTGGAGCAACAGGTTACGCCGATCCGCTCCGATCTGTTCCGTGAGCTGCCGGCGTTGCGTTATGACCTGATCGTCACCAACCCCCCCTACGTCGACGAAGAAGACATGTCCGATCTGCCGGATGAGTTTCGTCATGAACCGGAACTGGGCCTGGCCGCTGGCAGCGATGGCCTGAAGCTGGTCCGCCGTATCCTGGCTTGCGCGCCGGACTATCTGAGCGACGATGGGGTGCTGATCTGCGAGGTCGGTAACAGCATGGTACATCTGATGGCGCAGTATCCGGACATCCCGTTCGTCTGGTTGGAGTTCGATAACGGCGGCGACGGGGTATTTATGTTGACCCGTCAGCAGTTGCTGGCGTGTGCCGATCACTTCGCGCTTTATCGCAGCTGA